The proteins below come from a single Parageobacillus toebii NBRC 107807 genomic window:
- the dnaK gene encoding molecular chaperone DnaK — MSKIIGIDLGTTNSCVAVLEGGEPKVIPNPEGNRTTPSVVAFKNGERLVGEVAKRQAITNPNTIISIKRHMGTDYKVEIEGKKYTPQEISAIILQYLKSYAEDYLGEPVTKAVITVPAYFNDAQRQATKDAGRIAGLEVERIINEPTAAALAYGLDKEEDQTILVYDLGGGTFDVSILELGDGVFEVKATAGDNHLGGDDFDQVIIDYLVEQFKQEHGIDLSKDKMAVQRLKDAAEKAKKELSGVTQTQISLPFISANETGPLHLETTLTRAKFEELSAHLVERTMGPVRQALQDAGLTPSDIDKVILVGGSTRIPAVQEAIKRELGKEPHKGVNPDEVVAIGAAIQGGVIAGEVKDVVLLDVTPLSLGIETMGGVFTKLIERNTTIPTSKSQIFTTAADNQTTVDIHVLQGERPMAADNKTLGRFQLTDIPPAPRGVPQIEVTFDIDANGIVHVRAKDLGTNKEQSITIKSSSGLSEEEIQRMIKEAEENAEADRKRKEAAELRNEADQLVFTTEKTLKEVEGKVDEAEVKKAQEAKDALKAALEKNDIDDIRKKKEALQEIVQQLSIKLYEQAAKQAQAQQQAGAGGAEKKDENVVDAEFEEVKDDK, encoded by the coding sequence ATGAGTAAAATTATCGGTATTGACTTAGGTACAACCAACTCATGCGTCGCTGTGCTAGAAGGCGGCGAACCAAAAGTAATTCCAAACCCAGAAGGAAACCGAACCACTCCTTCTGTTGTGGCGTTTAAAAACGGCGAACGTTTAGTCGGAGAAGTCGCCAAACGTCAGGCAATTACCAACCCAAACACCATCATTTCGATTAAACGCCATATGGGAACGGATTATAAGGTAGAAATTGAAGGGAAAAAATATACACCACAAGAAATTTCGGCAATTATTCTACAATACTTAAAATCATATGCAGAAGACTATTTAGGCGAACCAGTGACAAAAGCGGTAATTACCGTTCCGGCGTACTTTAACGATGCGCAACGCCAAGCGACAAAAGACGCAGGGCGCATCGCTGGATTGGAAGTAGAACGGATCATTAACGAGCCGACAGCAGCAGCGCTTGCGTACGGTTTGGATAAAGAAGAAGATCAAACGATCCTCGTTTACGACTTAGGCGGCGGTACGTTTGACGTATCGATCCTTGAACTTGGTGACGGGGTATTTGAAGTAAAAGCGACTGCCGGCGACAACCATCTTGGCGGCGACGATTTTGACCAAGTCATCATCGATTACTTAGTAGAGCAATTCAAACAAGAACACGGCATCGATTTATCTAAAGACAAAATGGCGGTGCAACGCCTTAAAGATGCTGCGGAAAAAGCGAAAAAAGAACTTTCCGGCGTAACGCAAACGCAAATTTCATTGCCGTTCATTAGCGCAAATGAAACGGGGCCATTACACTTAGAAACGACATTAACAAGAGCGAAATTTGAAGAGCTATCCGCCCATCTAGTTGAACGGACAATGGGACCGGTACGTCAAGCGTTGCAAGATGCGGGATTGACGCCTTCGGATATCGATAAAGTGATCCTTGTCGGCGGTTCGACGCGCATTCCAGCGGTACAAGAAGCGATTAAACGCGAGCTTGGAAAAGAGCCGCATAAAGGCGTTAACCCAGACGAAGTGGTAGCGATCGGCGCGGCGATTCAAGGCGGTGTCATTGCCGGTGAAGTAAAAGACGTCGTTCTTCTTGACGTAACGCCGCTATCGCTTGGAATTGAAACAATGGGTGGCGTATTTACAAAATTAATTGAACGCAACACAACGATTCCAACAAGTAAATCACAAATTTTCACTACGGCAGCCGATAACCAAACAACGGTTGACATTCATGTGCTGCAAGGCGAACGTCCGATGGCTGCTGACAACAAAACGCTCGGCCGTTTCCAATTAACAGATATCCCACCTGCACCACGCGGCGTACCGCAAATCGAAGTAACGTTTGACATCGACGCCAACGGTATTGTCCATGTTCGCGCGAAAGATTTGGGCACAAATAAAGAACAATCCATTACGATTAAATCTTCATCCGGTCTTTCTGAAGAAGAGATTCAACGAATGATTAAAGAAGCAGAAGAAAACGCGGAAGCGGACAGAAAACGTAAAGAAGCGGCCGAACTTCGCAACGAAGCCGACCAATTAGTATTCACGACCGAAAAAACATTAAAAGAGGTAGAAGGAAAAGTAGACGAAGCAGAAGTGAAAAAAGCGCAAGAAGCAAAAGACGCGTTAAAAGCTGCGCTTGAGAAAAACGACATCGATGACATTCGCAAAAAGAAAGAAGCGCTTCAAGAAATCGTACAGCAGCTTTCCATCAAGCTATACGAACAAGCGGCAAAACAAGCACAAGCTCAGCAGCAGGCAGGAGCCGGCGGCGCTGAGAAAAAAGACGAAAATGTTGTCGATGCAGAATTTGAAGAAGTAAAAGACGACAAATAA
- the spoIIP gene encoding stage II sporulation protein P has translation MKKWRSPQMMVTVQGASLKKVIILAVLGCMMMFMLVGAITSLKPEYRISSSSVNNMTNHFSQETFIHLFSFENHYFSQLLPKERQKPNYSALLFRMATSINPDDPRSLLGGELPGFALYDSKIIVAGEGTDYTNMPYESAPPLEVMLAERQASLENLEEADKKNNEKQIPPPSQTTGGKKVVYIYHTHTRESYLPALKGVTDPDLAFHRTVNVTKVGEKLAEEMEKRGIGAEVSTIDIVGELQKKGMKYYQAYDMSRKTVVEAMSRNHDLQYLIDIHRDSRRRKYTTVTINGVDYARVAFIIGGENAKYEKNLQLATQLHHLLQKKYPGLSRGIIEKKGAETNGKFNQDLSENAILIEFGGVDNTFEELFRSVSAVADVFSEYYWQAQKVQAPAPAEKR, from the coding sequence ATGAAAAAGTGGCGTTCTCCGCAAATGATGGTTACGGTACAAGGTGCGAGTCTAAAAAAAGTGATTATTTTAGCGGTATTAGGATGTATGATGATGTTTATGCTAGTAGGAGCGATTACGTCATTAAAACCGGAATACCGCATTTCTTCTTCCTCTGTCAACAATATGACGAACCATTTTTCACAAGAAACGTTTATTCATTTATTTAGTTTTGAAAATCATTATTTTTCGCAACTGTTGCCAAAGGAGCGGCAAAAGCCGAATTATTCAGCATTATTGTTTCGCATGGCCACAAGCATCAACCCCGACGACCCGCGCAGTTTGCTTGGCGGCGAGCTCCCGGGATTTGCGCTGTATGACAGCAAAATTATCGTAGCAGGGGAAGGGACGGATTATACAAACATGCCGTACGAATCTGCTCCGCCGCTGGAGGTAATGCTAGCAGAACGGCAAGCTTCTTTAGAGAACTTGGAAGAAGCAGACAAAAAGAATAATGAAAAACAAATTCCTCCACCGTCCCAAACGACAGGAGGAAAAAAAGTTGTATATATTTATCATACACATACACGTGAATCGTACTTGCCTGCCTTAAAAGGAGTTACAGATCCTGATTTAGCGTTCCATCGTACGGTAAACGTCACAAAAGTGGGAGAAAAACTAGCGGAAGAGATGGAAAAACGAGGAATTGGAGCGGAAGTAAGCACCATTGATATTGTAGGAGAGCTGCAGAAAAAAGGCATGAAATATTACCAAGCGTACGATATGTCTAGAAAAACAGTTGTCGAAGCAATGAGCCGCAATCATGATTTGCAATATTTGATCGATATTCACCGTGATTCACGAAGACGGAAATATACGACCGTTACGATTAATGGAGTGGATTATGCCCGCGTTGCGTTTATTATCGGAGGGGAAAACGCGAAGTACGAAAAAAATTTGCAGCTTGCCACACAGCTCCACCATTTGCTGCAAAAGAAATATCCTGGGCTGAGCCGCGGGATTATCGAAAAAAAAGGAGCGGAAACGAACGGAAAGTTTAATCAAGATTTATCGGAAAATGCGATTTTAATTGAGTTTGGTGGAGTCGACAATACGTTTGAAGAGCTATTCCGGTCTGTATCTGCTGTTGCCGATGTTTTTAGCGAATATTATTGGCAAGCGCAAAAAGTTCAAGCACCCGCACCGGCAGAAAAACGGTAA
- the rpsT gene encoding 30S ribosomal protein S20, with protein sequence MANIKSAIKRAKTSEKRRAHNASMRSAMRTAIKKFEAFVELKDVEKAQEAFIIASKKLDKAVTKGLIHKNTASRKKSRLAKKLNSIIAS encoded by the coding sequence GTGGCAAACATTAAATCTGCAATTAAACGTGCAAAAACAAGTGAAAAACGTCGCGCTCATAACGCTTCAATGAGATCTGCAATGCGTACGGCGATCAAAAAATTTGAAGCGTTTGTTGAATTAAAAGATGTGGAAAAAGCTCAAGAAGCATTCATCATTGCTTCCAAAAAATTAGACAAAGCAGTAACAAAAGGTCTTATTCATAAAAACACAGCAAGTCGCAAAAAATCCCGCTTAGCGAAAAAACTGAACAGCATTATTGCATCTTAA
- a CDS encoding YqxA family protein, whose product MVKFTVKFFLAVMILFFGVLLGMEQANEGLQKMRGYDDSSLPSVFHISKGKNGEVEASVLGNKVMSEDLQEKKEKIENMKTFNLFSELGKQFAGAVRSLMEQVLSFFEK is encoded by the coding sequence ATGGTTAAATTTACGGTTAAATTTTTTTTAGCGGTGATGATTCTTTTTTTTGGAGTGTTGCTCGGCATGGAGCAGGCAAATGAAGGATTGCAAAAGATGAGAGGATATGATGATTCATCGTTGCCTTCTGTATTTCATATTTCAAAAGGCAAAAACGGAGAAGTAGAAGCATCCGTATTAGGAAACAAAGTGATGTCGGAAGATTTGCAAGAAAAGAAAGAAAAAATTGAAAATATGAAAACATTCAATCTGTTTTCCGAGCTTGGCAAACAATTTGCCGGAGCGGTAAGATCATTGATGGAACAGGTGCTTTCCTTTTTCGAAAAATGA
- the hemW gene encoding radical SAM family heme chaperone HemW, whose product MVKSAYFHIPFCAQICYYCDFNKVFFHGQPVDEYLEAMENEMKWTVEAFPTDRLDTLFVGGGTPTVLEMKQLDFFLQNIYKHFRFSIHEVEFTFEANPNELSKEKLQLLKEAGVNRLSFGVQTFDDSLLKAIGRTHRYEDVMKTIALAKEIGFENISIDLMYGLPQQTLAQFQADLEIAFSLDIQHISAYSLIIEPKTIFYNLMRKGKLPLPTEEEEAQMYEEAMRQMEIHGYHQYEISNYARPSFESRHNLTYWNNEEYYGIGAGAHSYVGGVRRANIKPINKYIETVQETGFPYLEVHHVTVSEQMEEEMFLGLRKTEGVSKQRFLEKFGMSVHDVFGRAIAAEKQKGLLEETQTHIRLTHRGKLLGNEVFQAFIAESKH is encoded by the coding sequence TTGGTAAAATCAGCTTATTTCCATATTCCGTTTTGTGCGCAAATATGTTATTACTGCGATTTTAATAAAGTATTTTTTCATGGACAGCCAGTCGATGAATATTTAGAAGCAATGGAAAATGAAATGAAATGGACGGTGGAAGCATTTCCAACGGATCGGCTTGATACGTTGTTTGTTGGCGGGGGAACCCCGACTGTTTTAGAAATGAAGCAGCTCGACTTTTTCCTGCAAAACATTTATAAGCATTTCCGCTTTTCTATTCATGAAGTAGAGTTTACGTTTGAGGCAAATCCGAATGAGCTTTCCAAAGAAAAACTACAGTTGTTAAAAGAAGCAGGGGTCAATCGCTTAAGTTTCGGTGTTCAAACGTTTGATGATTCATTATTAAAAGCAATTGGACGAACTCATCGTTATGAAGATGTCATGAAAACGATTGCCTTAGCAAAAGAAATTGGTTTTGAAAATATTAGCATTGATTTAATGTACGGACTGCCGCAACAGACGTTAGCACAGTTCCAAGCGGATTTAGAGATCGCCTTTTCTCTTGACATTCAACATATTTCTGCTTATTCACTCATCATTGAACCGAAAACCATTTTTTACAATTTGATGAGAAAAGGAAAACTGCCATTACCAACTGAGGAAGAAGAAGCGCAAATGTATGAAGAAGCGATGCGGCAAATGGAAATACACGGGTACCACCAATATGAAATTAGTAATTACGCGCGTCCTTCCTTTGAAAGCCGCCATAACTTAACGTATTGGAACAATGAAGAATATTATGGAATTGGTGCGGGCGCTCACAGCTACGTAGGCGGCGTTCGGCGTGCGAATATCAAACCGATCAATAAATATATTGAGACAGTTCAAGAAACAGGCTTTCCGTATTTGGAAGTTCACCATGTAACGGTATCGGAACAAATGGAAGAAGAAATGTTTTTGGGGCTAAGGAAAACGGAAGGAGTATCTAAGCAGCGCTTTCTTGAAAAGTTTGGGATGAGCGTCCATGATGTATTTGGCCGAGCGATCGCTGCGGAAAAACAAAAAGGGCTGCTCGAAGAAACACAAACACATATTCGATTGACTCATCGGGGGAAATTGCTAGGAAACGAGGTGTTTCAAGCGTTTATCGCGGAATCTAAACATTGA
- the hrcA gene encoding heat-inducible transcriptional repressor HrcA encodes MLTDRQLLILQVIIDDFIRSGQPVGSRTLSKKHEIALSSATIRNEMADLEELGYIEKTHVSSGRVPSEKGYRYYVDHLLSPQRLTQEDIQKIKSIFAERIYELEKVVQKSAQILSDLTNYTSIALGPAVKENKLKRIQIIPLNQQTAVAIIVTDTGHVENHVITVPASVNPSDLEKMVNILNERLIGVPLIDLKDKIYKEVADVLRTHIHNYDSMLKTIVDTLDIPQEEKMFFAGTTNMLNQPEFSDIQKVRSLMKMIEQEKDFYRLLRKHNRKGIQVTIGRENQLSGMENCSLITATYSIGNEQLGTIAILGPTRMEYSRVITILNRVASDLSTALTKWYQNN; translated from the coding sequence GTGTTAACGGATCGCCAATTGCTTATTTTACAAGTCATTATCGATGATTTTATTCGTTCGGGACAGCCTGTCGGTTCGCGGACGTTATCGAAAAAACATGAAATTGCTTTAAGTTCGGCGACAATCCGCAACGAAATGGCTGATTTGGAAGAACTTGGATACATCGAAAAAACGCATGTTTCATCAGGCAGGGTACCGTCGGAAAAAGGCTATCGTTATTATGTCGATCATTTGTTGTCCCCGCAACGTTTGACACAGGAAGATATTCAAAAAATCAAATCTATTTTTGCTGAGCGAATTTATGAACTGGAGAAAGTGGTCCAAAAATCAGCGCAAATTTTATCTGATTTAACGAATTATACATCGATTGCCCTTGGGCCAGCTGTGAAAGAGAATAAGTTAAAACGAATTCAAATTATTCCGCTCAATCAACAAACAGCTGTAGCCATTATTGTTACAGATACAGGACATGTGGAAAACCATGTGATTACCGTTCCTGCTTCTGTAAACCCTTCTGACCTCGAAAAAATGGTCAATATTTTAAACGAACGGTTAATCGGGGTTCCGCTTATAGATTTGAAAGATAAAATTTATAAAGAAGTGGCGGACGTTTTGCGAACGCATATTCATAACTATGACAGCATGTTGAAAACCATTGTAGATACGCTTGACATACCGCAAGAAGAAAAAATGTTCTTTGCCGGGACAACGAATATGTTAAACCAGCCTGAATTTAGCGATATTCAAAAAGTCCGTTCACTAATGAAAATGATTGAGCAGGAAAAAGATTTTTACCGGTTGTTGCGCAAACATAATCGAAAAGGAATTCAAGTAACGATCGGCCGGGAAAATCAATTAAGCGGAATGGAAAACTGCAGCCTCATTACCGCTACGTATTCGATTGGCAATGAACAGCTGGGGACGATCGCCATCCTTGGACCGACACGAATGGAATATTCACGCGTCATTACCATTTTAAATCGTGTCGCTTCTGACTTATCAACCGCATTGACAAAATGGTATCAAAACAATTAA
- the gpr gene encoding GPR endopeptidase, producing the protein MNRSIDLSMYSVRTDLAIEAHEIAVEERLQQKRESASPIEGVIIHDREIDGIKLSHVEVTEEGAKSIGKKPGNYLTIEAQGIREHNTELQQKVQDIFAKEFNAFLRKLDIRKESSCLVVGLGNSNVTPDALGPLTVENLLITRHLFHLQPESVEEGFRPVSAIAPGVMGTTGIETSDIIHGIVEKTKPDFVIVIDALAARSIERVNATIQISDTGIHPGSGVGNKRKELSKETLGIPVISIGVPTVVDAVSITSDTIDFILKHFGREMREGKRPSSALAPAGWTFGKKKRLTEEDMPSTEQRSTFLGIIGTLEEEEKRRLIYEVLSPLGHNLMVTPKEVDMFIEDMANLLASGLNAALHEQIDQDNTGSYTH; encoded by the coding sequence ATGAACCGCTCAATCGATTTAAGCATGTATTCGGTACGAACCGATTTAGCGATCGAAGCTCATGAAATAGCTGTGGAAGAGCGTCTCCAACAAAAAAGGGAAAGCGCTTCCCCTATTGAAGGAGTCATTATTCACGATCGCGAAATAGACGGGATTAAATTGTCGCATGTAGAAGTAACGGAAGAAGGAGCAAAATCGATTGGTAAAAAACCGGGAAATTATTTAACCATTGAAGCACAAGGAATTCGTGAACATAATACGGAGTTGCAACAGAAAGTACAAGATATATTTGCAAAAGAGTTCAACGCATTTTTACGAAAATTGGACATTAGAAAAGAATCAAGCTGCCTTGTTGTAGGATTAGGTAATTCAAATGTGACACCGGATGCGTTAGGTCCGCTAACGGTGGAAAATCTACTTATTACAAGACATTTATTTCATCTTCAGCCGGAGAGCGTAGAAGAAGGATTTCGTCCAGTAAGCGCGATTGCTCCAGGTGTGATGGGGACGACAGGGATTGAAACAAGCGATATTATTCACGGAATTGTGGAAAAAACAAAACCAGATTTTGTGATCGTCATTGATGCGTTAGCGGCACGATCGATTGAACGGGTCAACGCAACGATTCAAATTTCTGATACGGGAATTCATCCAGGTTCAGGTGTAGGGAATAAACGAAAAGAATTAAGTAAAGAAACGTTAGGTATTCCTGTTATTTCTATCGGTGTTCCAACGGTTGTCGATGCTGTATCGATTACAAGTGATACGATCGATTTTATTTTAAAACATTTTGGAAGGGAAATGCGTGAAGGGAAGCGGCCGTCTAGTGCTCTCGCTCCAGCGGGATGGACGTTTGGCAAGAAAAAGAGGCTTACAGAGGAAGATATGCCATCAACGGAGCAACGTTCGACATTTCTTGGCATAATCGGCACATTAGAGGAAGAAGAAAAACGCAGACTCATTTATGAAGTGCTTTCTCCACTCGGTCATAATTTAATGGTTACTCCGAAAGAAGTCGATATGTTTATTGAAGATATGGCAAATTTATTAGCGAGCGGATTAAATGCTGCATTGCATGAACAAATTGATCAAGATAATACCGGTTCTTATACACATTAA
- the holA gene encoding DNA polymerase III subunit delta, producing MVVDFWGKIKKRRLSSLYLLYGTESFLLTETYELLVRTVLTEEEREFNVSVYDCEDTPVQTALEDAETFPFLGEKRVILIKNPYFFTAEKEKEVEHDLKKLESYIMSPSPFSIVVFVGPYEKLDERKKITKLMKEHAEVFVASPLAEKELREWIVERAGQSGVMVEEHAIDTLLKLAGTNLMTLANELDKLILFVGPGGMIQQETVEKLVSRTLEQNVFVLVEKVTKRQIDDALQVFYDLLENNEEPLKILSLLAGQFRLLYQVKWLAAKGYGQQQIASILNVHPFRIKLAMGQAALFSEEELTTVMRQIAEADYKMKSGTMDRQLVMELLLMRWNEGITNNIQ from the coding sequence ATGGTGGTGGACTTTTGGGGAAAAATTAAAAAACGACGTTTGTCTTCCCTTTATTTATTATATGGAACCGAATCATTTTTATTAACGGAAACGTATGAACTTCTCGTTCGTACGGTATTAACGGAAGAAGAGCGGGAATTTAATGTATCTGTGTACGATTGCGAAGATACTCCTGTGCAAACTGCGCTAGAAGATGCGGAAACATTTCCGTTTTTAGGGGAAAAACGAGTGATTCTTATTAAAAATCCTTATTTTTTTACAGCGGAGAAAGAAAAAGAAGTGGAGCATGACTTAAAAAAATTAGAATCGTACATAATGTCCCCTTCCCCTTTTTCGATTGTCGTCTTCGTTGGACCGTATGAAAAACTAGATGAACGCAAAAAAATAACAAAGCTAATGAAGGAACATGCGGAAGTTTTTGTCGCATCTCCGCTTGCCGAAAAAGAGCTGCGCGAATGGATTGTAGAAAGAGCAGGACAAAGTGGTGTAATGGTGGAAGAACATGCGATTGACACTTTGTTAAAGCTGGCAGGAACGAATTTAATGACACTTGCGAACGAATTGGACAAGCTCATTTTGTTCGTTGGGCCAGGCGGAATGATTCAGCAAGAGACCGTCGAAAAGCTTGTATCGCGTACGTTGGAGCAAAATGTGTTTGTATTAGTGGAGAAAGTGACGAAACGGCAAATCGATGATGCACTGCAAGTATTTTATGACTTGCTGGAGAATAATGAAGAGCCGCTGAAAATTTTGTCGCTTCTTGCCGGCCAATTTCGTCTTTTATATCAAGTAAAATGGCTTGCGGCAAAAGGATATGGGCAGCAACAAATTGCTTCCATCTTAAATGTGCATCCGTTTCGGATTAAACTTGCCATGGGACAAGCGGCACTGTTTTCGGAAGAAGAGCTTACGACAGTGATGAGGCAAATTGCTGAGGCTGACTATAAAATGAAGAGCGGAACAATGGACAGGCAGCTTGTTATGGAGCTATTGTTGATGAGATGGAATGAAGGGATCACAAACAATATCCAATGA
- the lepA gene encoding translation elongation factor 4, with amino-acid sequence MMNREERLKRRDRIRNFSIIAHIDHGKSTLADRILEKTGALSEREMREQTLDSMELERERGITIKLNAVQLKYKAKNGEEYILHLIDTPGHVDFTYEVSRSLAACEGAILVVDAAQGIEAQTLANVYLAIDNNLEILPVINKIDLPSAEPERVRQEIEEVIGLDASEAVLASAKVGIGIEEILEQIVEKIPAPSGDPDAPLKALIFDSMYDSYRGVVAYIRVMDGTVKPGQKIKMMSTGKEFEVAEVGVFTPKPKLVDELTVGDVGFLTASIKNVSDTRVGDTITDAENPAAEPLPGYRKLNPMVFCGMYPIDTARYNDLREALEKLQLNDAALHFEPETSQALGFGFRCGFLGLLHMEIIQERIEREFNIDLITTAPSVVYKVYLTDGTEVQVDNPSNMPDPQKIDHVEEPYVKATIMVPNDYVGPVMELCQGKRGNFVDMQYLDEKRVTLIYEIPLSEIVYDFFDTLKSSTKGYASFDYELIGYKPSKLVKMDILLNGEKIDALSFIVHRDSAYERGKVIVEKLKDVIPRQQFEVPVQAAIGNKIIARSTIKALRKNVLAKCYGGDVSRKRKLLEKQKEGKKRMKQIGSVEVPQEAFMAILKIDDNKK; translated from the coding sequence ATGATGAATCGGGAAGAGAGATTAAAACGACGCGATCGAATTCGCAACTTTTCCATTATCGCTCATATAGATCATGGAAAATCGACGTTAGCAGACCGCATTTTAGAAAAAACCGGAGCGCTTTCGGAGCGGGAAATGAGAGAACAAACGCTAGATTCGATGGAATTGGAACGGGAGCGCGGAATTACGATTAAGCTGAACGCCGTTCAGTTAAAGTATAAAGCAAAAAATGGCGAAGAATATATTCTTCATTTAATCGATACACCTGGGCATGTCGATTTTACGTACGAGGTGTCGCGGAGCCTTGCCGCTTGCGAAGGGGCGATTCTTGTCGTCGACGCAGCACAAGGAATTGAGGCACAGACGCTGGCAAACGTCTATTTAGCGATTGATAATAATTTAGAAATTTTGCCGGTCATTAATAAAATCGATTTGCCAAGCGCTGAACCGGAACGCGTTCGTCAAGAAATTGAAGAGGTAATCGGGCTTGACGCATCGGAAGCAGTACTTGCCTCCGCGAAGGTCGGCATTGGCATCGAAGAGATTTTGGAACAAATCGTTGAGAAAATTCCAGCACCGTCGGGTGATCCGGATGCGCCGTTAAAAGCGCTTATTTTTGATTCGATGTACGATTCGTATCGCGGTGTAGTTGCATATATTCGCGTGATGGATGGAACAGTAAAGCCTGGGCAAAAAATTAAAATGATGTCGACAGGCAAAGAATTTGAAGTGGCAGAAGTCGGTGTGTTTACACCGAAACCGAAGCTGGTCGATGAATTAACGGTGGGCGATGTCGGCTTTTTAACTGCGTCCATTAAAAATGTGAGCGATACGCGCGTCGGTGATACGATTACCGATGCGGAAAATCCGGCAGCAGAACCGCTGCCAGGATACCGTAAGCTAAATCCGATGGTATTTTGCGGCATGTATCCGATTGATACGGCACGTTATAACGATTTGCGCGAAGCGTTAGAAAAATTGCAATTGAACGATGCTGCTTTGCACTTTGAACCGGAAACATCGCAAGCGCTTGGGTTCGGCTTCCGATGCGGCTTTTTAGGATTATTGCATATGGAAATTATTCAAGAGCGCATTGAACGCGAATTTAACATTGATTTAATCACAACAGCGCCAAGCGTTGTATATAAAGTATATTTAACGGATGGTACGGAAGTCCAAGTTGACAATCCGTCCAATATGCCGGATCCACAAAAAATCGATCATGTCGAGGAGCCGTATGTAAAAGCAACCATTATGGTGCCGAACGATTATGTCGGGCCAGTGATGGAGCTATGCCAAGGAAAACGCGGCAACTTTGTTGATATGCAATATTTAGATGAAAAACGAGTAACATTAATTTATGAAATTCCATTGTCGGAAATTGTGTACGATTTCTTTGATACACTAAAATCAAGCACAAAAGGATACGCATCGTTTGACTATGAACTGATTGGTTATAAACCGTCGAAACTCGTGAAAATGGATATTCTTCTTAACGGCGAAAAAATTGATGCACTTTCTTTCATTGTTCATCGTGATTCTGCTTATGAACGTGGGAAAGTGATTGTAGAAAAATTGAAAGATGTAATCCCTCGGCAACAGTTTGAAGTGCCTGTGCAAGCAGCAATCGGCAATAAAATTATCGCTCGTTCCACGATTAAAGCGTTGCGCAAAAACGTCTTGGCGAAATGTTACGGTGGAGACGTATCACGGAAACGAAAGCTTCTTGAGAAACAAAAAGAAGGAAAGAAACGAATGAAGCAAATCGGCTCGGTGGAAGTTCCACAGGAAGCGTTTATGGCGATCTTAAAAATCGACGATAATAAAAAGTAA
- the grpE gene encoding nucleotide exchange factor GrpE, whose protein sequence is MEKEQKAAQEQATYEQEPLNTEPQEEKVEQHEVNEHQEEIEIEEQEKAQEEQNDELAAANAKIAELEAKIKEMENRYLRLYADFENFRRRTKIEMEAAEKYRAQSLVSDLLPALDNFERALKIEADNEQAKSILQGMEMVYRSVLDALKKEGVEAIEAVGKPFDPNLHQAVMQVEDSNYEPNTVVEEFQKGYKLKDRVIRPAMVKVSQ, encoded by the coding sequence ATGGAAAAAGAACAGAAAGCAGCACAAGAACAGGCTACATACGAACAGGAACCGTTAAATACGGAACCGCAAGAGGAAAAAGTAGAGCAACATGAAGTAAATGAACATCAAGAGGAAATCGAAATAGAAGAGCAAGAAAAAGCACAAGAAGAGCAAAACGATGAATTGGCGGCGGCAAACGCAAAAATTGCTGAACTGGAAGCGAAAATAAAAGAAATGGAGAACCGCTATCTTCGTTTATACGCCGATTTTGAAAATTTCCGCCGTCGTACAAAAATAGAAATGGAAGCAGCTGAAAAATATCGCGCCCAAAGCTTGGTTAGCGATCTTTTGCCTGCTTTGGACAACTTTGAGCGTGCGTTAAAGATAGAGGCTGATAACGAACAAGCAAAATCGATTCTGCAAGGAATGGAAATGGTGTATCGCTCCGTGTTGGATGCGCTGAAAAAAGAAGGAGTAGAAGCGATCGAAGCGGTTGGCAAACCGTTTGATCCGAATTTGCATCAAGCCGTGATGCAAGTAGAAGACAGCAATTATGAGCCGAATACGGTTGTGGAAGAATTTCAGAAAGGTTATAAACTGAAAGATCGTGTCATTCGTCCAGCAATGGTAAAGGTAAGCCAATAA